A stretch of Triticum aestivum cultivar Chinese Spring chromosome 1D, IWGSC CS RefSeq v2.1, whole genome shotgun sequence DNA encodes these proteins:
- the LOC123181148 gene encoding putative pentatricopeptide repeat-containing protein At5g52630, whose translation MGKFRGKLSRPPDTNTSLRLAAQLQSCGRAGDLRLARRLHARFALSGAAAASAFLTNHLITMYSHCADVRSALRLFHAMPRPNLVSWTTLISGLAQNSMHRDALAAFASMRRAGLAPTQFALSSAARSAAALAAPGPGAQLHCVGVRLGFDGELFVASNLADMYSKSGLLADACRVFDQMPHKDTVAWTAMIDGYAKNGSLEKAALAFRDMKREGLVGTDQHVYCSVLSASGGLKDGWLGRTIHSAVVKAGFELEVAVRNALTDMYAKAADMENAARVVKIDPGGWNVVSATSLIDGYVETDSVEEALRIFLELQRQGVEPNEFTFSSMIKGCATQALLEQGAQFHAHVIKTNIIGDSFVSSTLMDMYGKCGLVSLSVQLFNEVEHHTDIAWNAVINVFAQHGHGRDAIQAFDGMTSSGIRPNHITYVSLLTACSHAGLVDDGLKYFNSMKSAHGIEAKEEHYSCIIDMYGRAGRLAEAEKFIHEMPIKPSVYGWCSLLGACRMRGNKELGEFAAQKIMELEPDNTGVHVSLSGIYASLGQWEDVKAIRKLMRDSRIKKLPGFSWVDANNKTHVFSSEDWSHPQQKKIYKKLEELYERIKEEGYVPDTRSLPSNLEDTAKERILRYHSERIAVAFALISMPATKPIIVKKNLRICVDCHSALKFISKAESRDIIVRDNSRFHHFAEGRCSCEDYCAAG comes from the exons ATGGGGAAATTCCGCGGCAAGCTCTCCCGCCCACCGGACACCAACACCTCACTCCGCCTCGCCGCCCAACTCCAGTCATGCGGCCGCGCCGGCGACctccgcctcgcccgccgcctccATGCGCGCTTCGCGctctccggcgccgccgccgcgtCTGCCTTCCTCACCAACCACCTCATCACCATGTACTCCCACTGCGCCGACGTCCGCTCCGCACTCCGCCTCTTCCACGCCATGCCCCGACCCAACCTCGTCTCCTGGACCACTCTCATCTCCGGCCTCGCCCAGAACTCCATGCACCGCGACGCGCTCGCAGCGTTCGCGTCCATGCGCCGCGCGGGTCTCGCGCCCACGCAGTTCGCGCTCTCCAGCGCCGCGCGCTccgcggccgccctcgccgccccgggCCCCGGCGCGCAGCTGCACTGTGTCGGCGTCAGGCTCGGTTTCGACGGAGAGCTGTTCGTCGCGAGTAACCTCGCGGATATGTACTCCAAGTCTGGGCTCTTGGCTGATGCCTGCAGGGTGTTTGATCAAATGCCGCACAAGGATACTGTTGCATGGACTGCCATGATCGATGGGTATGCGAAGAACGGGAgccttgagaaggccgctctagcTTTTCGGGACATGAAGCGAGAGGGGCTAGTAGGAACTGACCAGCATGTGTACTGCAGTGTTTTGAGTGCATCGGGAGGGCTCAAGGATGGATGGCTTGGCCGAACCATCCACTCTGCTGTAGTGAAGGCAGGGTTTGAACTGGAGGTTGCTGTGAGGAATGCGCTCACTGACATGTACGCTAAGGCTGCGGACATGGAGAATGCTGCTCGTGTTGTGAAGATTGACCCTGGAGGTTGGAATGTTGTGTCAGCCACCTCGCTGATTGATGGCTACGTTGAGACTGATAGTGTCGAGGAGGCCCTTCGAATATTTCTTGAACTGCAGAGGCAAGGAGTTGAACCCAATGAATTTACTTTCTCGAGCATGATCAAGGGATGTGCCACGCAGGCTCTGCTTGAACAAGGCGCTCAGTTCCATGCTCACGTGATCAAGACAAATATTATCGGTGACTCCTTTGTCAGTTCCACCCTTATGGATATGTATGGTAAATGTGGCCTCGTTAGTTTGTCTGTTCAGTTATTTAATGAGGTTGAACACCATACTGATATTGCTTGGAATGCGGTGATCAATGTATTTGCACAACATGGTCATGGTAGGGATGCTATCCAAGCTTTCGATGGGATGACCTCAAGTGGCATCAGGCCAAATCACATTACATATGTCAGCCTTCTTACAGCATGCAGTCATGCTGGGTTAGTGGATGACGGACTGAAATACTTTAACTCCATGAAGAGTGCCCATGGTATTGAGGCTAAGGAGGAGCACTATTCCTGTATCATTGATATGTATGGTCGAGCTGGCAGACTAGCCGAAGCAGAGAAATTTATACACGAAATGCCTATCAAACCCAGTGTCTATGGTTGGTGCTCCTTGCTTGGAGCTTGCCGGATGCGAGGAAACAAGGAGCTGGGCGAGTTTGCGGCACAAAAGATAATGGAGCTTGAGCCAGATAACACTGGTGTTCACGTATCCCTTTCTGGGATCTATGCATCATTAGGCCAATGGGAGGATGTTAAGGCAATCAGGAAGCTGATGAGGGATAGCAGGATTAAGAAGCTTCCTGGTTTTAGCTGGGTTGATGCTAATAACAAAACTCATGTTTTTTCATCCGAAGATTGGTCACATCCACAGCAGAAGAAGATATATAAAAAGCTTGAGGAACTCTATGAGAGGATAAAGGAGGAAGGTTACGTCCCAGACACACGTTCCTTACCATCTAATTTGGAAGATACTGCAAAGGAGAGGATTCTGCGTTATCACAGTGAGCGGATTGCCGTAGCTTTTGCTTTGATAAGCATGCCTGCTACAAAACCAATCATTGTGAAGAAGAATTTGCGTATCTGTGTAGACTGTCATTCTGCACTGAAGTTCATTTCTAAGGCTGAAAGCAGGGATATTATTGTTAGAGATAACTCCAGGTTCCACCATTTTGCTGAAGGGAGGTGTTCCTGTGAAGATTACTG TGCTGCAGGTTGA
- the LOC123181149 gene encoding putative GEM-like protein 8: MEGFSQKHVIGIPLPSFAYADEKTQGKPSCSSLVRNKEKKNSIVYRMSKLSQKTDTYMQGFKEHLALGPKISETVKGKLSLGVKVLQAGSMDKVFRQYFRVEKEEKLLKAFQCYLSTTAGPIAGMLFISTEKIAFHSDRPLDLKSPKGRITRVPYKVVIPAKRIKSAAVRENLYNPDEKYIDVVTVDGFDFWFMGFISHTKSLKYLQRVISEMR; encoded by the exons ATGGAGGGTTTCAGCCAGAAGCATGTCATCGGAATTCCCCTGCCTTCCTTTGCATATGCTGATGAGAAGACACAAGGAAAACCATCCTGTTCTTCTTTGGTTCGCAACAAGG AAAAAAAGAATTCCATCGTTTATCGGATGAGCAAGCTAAGCCAGAAAACAGATACTTACATGCAGGGCTTCAAGGAACACT TAGCACTTGGACCGAAAATTTCAGAAACTGTGAAAGGGAAACTGAGCTTGGGTGTGAAGGTTCTCCAAGCTGGTAGCATGGACAAGGTCTTCAGGCAATACTTTCGAGTCGAGAAAGAAGAGAAGCTACTGAAGGCTTTCCAGTGTTATCTCTCAACCACAGCCGGCCCAATAGCTGGAATGCTTTTCATCTCGACTGAGAAGATTGCCTTCCATAGTGACAGACCTTTGGATTTAAAATCGCCCAAGGGCCGCATCACAAGGGTGCCCTACAAG GTCGTGATTCCTGCAAAGAGGATAAAGAGTGCTGCCGTGAGGGAAAATTTGTATAATCCTGATGAGAAGTACATCGATGTAGTTACTGTTGACGGCTTCGATTTTTGGTTTATGGGTTTCATCAGTCACACAAAATCACTGAAATATCTTCAGCGTGTAATTTCGGAGATGAGATGA